The following are encoded together in the Cynocephalus volans isolate mCynVol1 chromosome 4, mCynVol1.pri, whole genome shotgun sequence genome:
- the LOC134376606 gene encoding olfactory receptor 9I1-like codes for MTERNLTTVTEFICVGFTNHPELAVLLFLVFLSFYLVSVIGNVGMIILIQADIQLHAPMYFFLIHLALLDACYTSIITPQILATLATGKTVISSGCCAAQFFFFTICAGTECCLLAVMAYDCYVAISNPLRYNMAMTPGTCRGLLARAYMCGVSGAILHTMCTFTLSFCDDNEINFFFCDLPPLLKLTCSSMTQSEIAILFFAKLMFLANVMVILVSYMLIIRAILRVKSAGGRAETFCTCTSHLTTVILFFGTLAFTYQRSNSNKSPEEDKIVSVFYTVVIPMLNPLIYSLRNKDVKAAFRKVIGKLQFPKGVASGKGHSS; via the coding sequence ATGACCGAAAGAAATCTCACCACTGTGACAGAGTTCATTTGTGTGGGCTTCACAAATCACCCTGAACTGGCAGTTCTGCTCTTCCTGGTGTTTCTCAGTTTCTATCTTGTCTCTGTTATAGGGAATGTGGGGATGATTATTCTAATCCAAGCAGACATCCAACTCCACGCCCCAATGTACTTCTTCCTGATCCACCTCGCCCTGCTGGATGCCTGCTATACCTCAATCATCACCCCTCAGATCCTGGCCACACTAGCCACAGGCAAGACAGTCATCtcctctggctgctgtgctgCCCAGTTCTTTTTCTTCACTATCTGTGCAGGCACAGAGTGTTGCCTGCTGGCAGTTATGGCCTATGACTGCTATGTCGCCATTAGCAACCCACTGCGCTACAACATGGCTATGACTCCAGGCACCTGCAGGGGCTTGTTGGCCAGGGCCTATATGTGTGGGGTGTCAGGGGCCATCCTGCATACCATGTGCACTTTCACCCTCTCCTTTTGTGATGATAATGAGATCAACTTCTTCTTCTGTGATCTCCCACCTCTGCTGAAGCTCACCTGCAGCAGCATGACACAAAGTGAGATTGCCATTCTCTTTTTTGCAAAACTCATGTTCCTGGCCAATGTCATGGTCATCCTGGTCTCTTACATGCTCATCATTAGAGCCATCCTGAGGGTGAAGTCTGCTGGTGGGCGAGCCGAGACCTTCTGCACCTGCACCTCCCACCTTACCACTGTTATCCTGTTCTTTGGGACTCTTGCCTTTACGTACCAGAGAAGTAACTCAAACAAATCCCCAGAGGAGGACAAGATCGTGTCTGTCTTTTACACTGTGGTCATCCCTATGCTGAACCCCTTGATCTACAGTCTGAGAAACAAAGATGTAAAAGCTGCATTCAGAAAAGTCATTGGTAAACTCCAGTTCCCAAAGGGTGTAGCTTCAGGAAAGGGTCATTCATCCTGA